A region from the Lolium perenne isolate Kyuss_39 chromosome 4, Kyuss_2.0, whole genome shotgun sequence genome encodes:
- the LOC127332464 gene encoding uncharacterized protein — MLGAQRLKSTKLQMAELEAEKVWRANELLKEQVHEISNNAKSQKSQIDALIEEVSQLRMMVSQSNSGNNSSMVNLNHEEGEGESADWDEEQQFQAEEERLDQEIRGATEKFERMKARAKLLHNKKEATLRHNRVAAQHEKSEAEILEEKRKEIELQNEKVAEDLQRKEADQMQKKKEAEQLRKKKELEQQKKEQVQAQKKLGVAITQKNHQQGKMVTLYNVFRDHSVPVAKATILSTDRNKIVGGRELGAECCEVVVDYIMKKDAILPRPVGNITTIGHSQGRAIAWLYKHLEVQK; from the exons ATGCTTGGAGCTCAAAGGCTGAAATCTACAAAGCTGCAGATGGCTGAGCTAGAGGCTGAGAAAGTTTGGAGGGCGAATGAACTTCTAAAAGAGCAAGTACATGAAATTTCAAATAACGCAAAATCCCAAAAATCCCAGATTGATGCGTTGATCGAAGAAGTGAGCCAACTGAGGATGATGGTGTCACAGTCCAATTCTGGAAACAACAGTAGCATGGTCAATCTCAACcatgaagaaggagaaggagaatctGCTGATTGGGATGAAGAACAACAATTTCAAGCGGAGGAGGAACGCTTAGATCAAGAGATCAGGGGAGCAACTGAGAAATTTGAAAGAATGAAAGCAAGAGCAAAACTGTTGCATAATAAGAAGGAAGCAACACTGCGACACAACAGAGTTGCGGCCCAGCATGAGAAGAGCGAAGCAGAAATCCTagaggaaaagaggaaggaaATAGAGCTGCAAAACGAGAAGGTGGCCGAAGACCTGCAAAGGAAGGAGGCTGATCAGATGCAAAAGAAGAAGGAAGCTGAACAATTGCGCAAGAAGAAAGAActagaacaacaaaagaaggaacAAGTCCAGGCGCAAAAGAAGCTAGGAGTAGCAATTACACAAAAGAATCATCAG CAAGGAAAGATGGTGACGCTATACAATGTTTTCAGGGACCATAGTGTCCCTGTTGCCAAAGCGACCATTTTGTCAACTGATCGGAACAAGATAGTAGGTGGTCGGGAGCTTGGTGCTGAATGCTGTGAAGTTGTCGTTGACTATATAATGAAAAAAGATGCCATATTGCCTCGTCCTGTTGGGAACATCACCACCATTGGACATTCTCAAGGGAGAGCAATTGCCTGGTTATATAAGCAT TTGGAGGTGCAGAAATAG
- the LOC127332465 gene encoding ATP-dependent Clp protease proteolytic subunit 6, chloroplastic, whose protein sequence is MAPMAISTPLAVRASPSRLLSHRRSGSSACPGLRGLHVVTPGVSAQFSERIQCQSYLRQNTIVASQSENPPLMPAIMTPGGPLDLATVLLGNRIIFIGQYINSQVAQRVISQLVTLSAIDEEGDILIYLNCPGGSLYSILAIYDCMSWIKPKVGTVCFGVVASQAAIILAGGEKGMRYAMPNARVMIHQPQGGSEGNTEEVRRQVGETVYARDKVDKMFAAFTGQPVDMVQQWTERDRFMSASEAMDFGLLDALLETRL, encoded by the exons aTGGCGCCCATGGCCATCTCCACCCCTCTCGCCGTCCGCGCCTCCCCCTCCCGCCTACTCTCGCACAG GCGGAGTGGAAGCAGTGCCTGCCCAGGCCTACGAG GACTGCATGTTGTAACACCTGGTGTTTCTGCACAGTTCAGTGAGAGGATACAATGTCAATCTTATCTGAG GCAAAATACAATTGTGGCATCACAGAGTGAAAATCCACCTTTAATGCCTGCTATCATGACTCCTGGTGGCCCTCTTGATCTGGCAACGGTACTGTTGGGAAATCGTATAATCTTCATTGGTCAATATATTAACTCACAAGTGGCACAGCGTGTAATATCACAGCTTGTCACACTTTCTGCTATTGATGAAGAGGGTGATATTCTG ATATATCTTAACTGTCCTGGCGGAAGTCTCTATTCCATCTTAGCAATTTATGATTGCATGTCCTGG ATCAAACCGAAAGTTGGGACAGTGTGCTTTGGTGTTGTTGCTAGCCAAGCAGCGATCATTCTCGCTGGCGGTGAGAAGGGCATGCGCTATGCGATGCCTAATGCTAGAGTAATGATTCATCAACCTCAAGGTGGATCAGAG GGTAACACGGAAGAGGTGAGGCGACAAGTTGGGGAAACGGTTTATGCTCGAGAT AAAGTTGACAAAATGTTTGCTGCTTTCACGGGGCAACCCGTGGATATGGTGCAACAGTGGACAGAGAGGGATCGCTTCATGTCTGCCTCCGAG GCCATGGATTTCGGACTACTCGACGCACTGCTGGAAACAAGATTGTAG